A genome region from Acipenser ruthenus chromosome 29, fAciRut3.2 maternal haplotype, whole genome shotgun sequence includes the following:
- the LOC117962923 gene encoding RNA-binding protein 38-like isoform X1, producing the protein MILHRSLICSPEAMHTVQKDTTFTKIFVGGLPYHTTDSSLRKYFQVFGDIDEAVVITDRQTSKSRGYGFVTMAERSAAEMACKDPNPIIDGRKANVNLAYLGAKPRSMQTGFTLGVQQIHPALIQRQNGLAQQYMYPQAFVQPSLMIPSQLSSVSSPYADYNAICAQYASAAFEQYPYAASPGFLGYSYPPTIAAAAASAMQQPLSTAAHTPAAAFVQYPSQQVQPDRLQ; encoded by the exons atgattttGCATCGATCCTTGATTTGCTCTCCAGAAGCTATGCATACGGTTCAAAAGGACACTACTTTCACAAAGATATTTGTTGGTGGGTTGCCGTACCATACCACGGACTCTTCCCTGAGAAAATACTTCCAGGTTTTTGGAGACATCGATGAAGCGGTCGtcattacagacagacagacctccAAGTCTAGAGGCTATGGCTTT GTGACCATGGCGGAGCGGAGCGCTGCAGAGATGGCCTGCAAAGACCCCAATCCCATCATCGATGGCAGGAAGGCCAACGTGAACCTGGCTTACCTGGGAGCCAAACCCCGCAGCATGCAGACAG GTTTTACTCTTGGTGTTCAGCAGATTCACCCAGCCCTAATCCAGCGGCAGAATGG GCTGGCTCAGCAGTACATGTACCCGCAAGCCTTCGTCCAGCCCAGCTTGATGATCCCCAGCCAGCTGTCCTCCGTCAGCTCCCCCTACGCCGACTACAATGCCATCTGCGCCCAGTACGCCTCGGCCGCCTTCGAGCAGTACCCCTACGCAGCCTCGCCGGGGTTCCTGGGATACAGCTACCCCCCCACCATCGCTGCCGCAGCAGCTAGTGCCATGCAGCAGCCCCTCTCCACAGCCGCCCACACCCCCGCCGCTGCCTTCGTGCAGTACCCCTCCCAGCAGGTCCAGCCCGACCGCCTGCAGTAG
- the LOC117962923 gene encoding RNA-binding protein 38-like isoform X2: MHTVQKDTTFTKIFVGGLPYHTTDSSLRKYFQVFGDIDEAVVITDRQTSKSRGYGFVTMAERSAAEMACKDPNPIIDGRKANVNLAYLGAKPRSMQTGFTLGVQQIHPALIQRQNGLAQQYMYPQAFVQPSLMIPSQLSSVSSPYADYNAICAQYASAAFEQYPYAASPGFLGYSYPPTIAAAAASAMQQPLSTAAHTPAAAFVQYPSQQVQPDRLQ, from the exons ATGCATACGGTTCAAAAGGACACTACTTTCACAAAGATATTTGTTGGTGGGTTGCCGTACCATACCACGGACTCTTCCCTGAGAAAATACTTCCAGGTTTTTGGAGACATCGATGAAGCGGTCGtcattacagacagacagacctccAAGTCTAGAGGCTATGGCTTT GTGACCATGGCGGAGCGGAGCGCTGCAGAGATGGCCTGCAAAGACCCCAATCCCATCATCGATGGCAGGAAGGCCAACGTGAACCTGGCTTACCTGGGAGCCAAACCCCGCAGCATGCAGACAG GTTTTACTCTTGGTGTTCAGCAGATTCACCCAGCCCTAATCCAGCGGCAGAATGG GCTGGCTCAGCAGTACATGTACCCGCAAGCCTTCGTCCAGCCCAGCTTGATGATCCCCAGCCAGCTGTCCTCCGTCAGCTCCCCCTACGCCGACTACAATGCCATCTGCGCCCAGTACGCCTCGGCCGCCTTCGAGCAGTACCCCTACGCAGCCTCGCCGGGGTTCCTGGGATACAGCTACCCCCCCACCATCGCTGCCGCAGCAGCTAGTGCCATGCAGCAGCCCCTCTCCACAGCCGCCCACACCCCCGCCGCTGCCTTCGTGCAGTACCCCTCCCAGCAGGTCCAGCCCGACCGCCTGCAGTAG
- the LOC117433378 gene encoding mRNA export factor isoform X2 → MSMFGTNTGFGSGGTSMFGNTTTDNHNPMKDFEVTSPPDDSISCLAFSPPAMTGNFLIGGSWANDVRCWEVQDSGQTVPKAQQMHTGPVLDVCWSDDGSKVFTASCDKTAKVWDLNSNQAMQIAQHDAPIRSIHWIKAPNYSCVMTGSWDKTLKFWDTRSPNPMMSLQLPERSYCADVVYPMAVVASAERGLIIYQLENQPSEFRRIDSPLKHQHRCIAIFKDKQNKPTGFALGSIEGRVAIHYINPPNPAKDNFTFKCHRSNGTNTSAPQDIYAVNAISFHPVHGTLATVGSDGRFSFWDKDARTKLKTSEQLDQPITACCFNSNGNIFAYASSYDWSKGHEYYNPQKKNYIFLRNAAEELKPRNKK, encoded by the exons ATGAGTATGTTTGGGACAAATACCGGCTTTGGATCAGGAGGCACCAGCATGTTTGGAAACACCACCACAGATAACCACAATCCAATGAAG GATTTTGAGGTGACATCTCCCCCTGATGACAGTATCAGCTGTCTGGCCTTCAGCCCCCCAGCCATGACAGGGAACTTCCTGATTGGGGGGTCCTGGGCCAATGAT GTGCGTTGTTGGGAGGTACAGGATAGTGGGCAGACTGTCCCCAAGGCACAGCAGATGCACACAGGGCCGGTGCTGGATGTCTGTTGGAGTGAC GATGGAAGCAAAGTTTTTACAGCATCATGTGACAAAACTGCTAAAGTGTGGGATCTTAACAGCAACCAGGCAATGCAGATAGCCCAG CATGATGCACCTATTAGGAGTATTCACTGGATAAAAGCTCCAAACTATAGCTGTGTCATGACAGGAAGCTGGGACAAGACTTTGAAG TTCTGGGACACGCGTTCCCCAAACCCAATGATGTCTCTTCAACTGCCAGAAAGGTCCTACTGTGCTGATGTG GTGTACCCCATGGCAGTTGTCGCCAGTGCAGAACGGGGGCTGATTATCTACCAGCTAGAGAACCAGCCCTCAGAGTTTCGCAGGATAGATTCTCCCCTGAAACACCAG CATCGATGCATTGCCATCTTTAAGGACAAGCAGAACAAACCGACAGGGTTCGCCCTGGGGAGCATTGAAGGGAGGGTTGCTATTCACTATATCAACCCACCCAACCC AGCTAAGGATAACTTCACCTTCAAGTGCCACAGATCCAATGGAACCAACACCTCGGCACCACAGGATATTTACGCT GTTAACGCAATCTCCTTCCACCCGGTCCACGGGACTCTGGCTACGGTGGGCTCTGACGGACGGTTTAGTTTCTGGGACAAAGACGCGCGCACCAAACTGAAAACCTCTGAGCAGCTGgaccagccaatcacagcctgctGCTTCAACAGCAACGGAAACATCTTTGCCTACGCCTCCAGCTATGACTGGTCAAAG GGACATGAGTACTACAATCCACAGAAAAAGAACTATATCTTCCTTCGCAATGCAGCAGAGGAACTGAAACCCAGGAACAAGAAATG A
- the LOC117433378 gene encoding mRNA export factor isoform X1: MSMFGTNTGFGSGGTSMFGNTTTDNHNPMKDFEVTSPPDDSISCLAFSPPAMTGNFLIGGSWANDVRCWEVQDSGQTVPKAQQMHTGPVLDVCWSDDGSKVFTASCDKTAKVWDLNSNQAMQIAQHDAPIRSIHWIKAPNYSCVMTGSWDKTLKFWDTRSPNPMMSLQLPERSYCADVVYPMAVVASAERGLIIYQLENQPSEFRRIDSPLKHQHRCIAIFKDKQNKPTGFALGSIEGRVAIHYINPPNPAKDNFTFKCHRSNGTNTSAPQDIYAVNAISFHPVHGTLATVGSDGRFSFWDKDARTKLKTSEQLDQPITACCFNSNGNIFAYASSYDWSKGHEYYNPQKKNYIFLRNAAEELKPRNKKW, translated from the exons ATGAGTATGTTTGGGACAAATACCGGCTTTGGATCAGGAGGCACCAGCATGTTTGGAAACACCACCACAGATAACCACAATCCAATGAAG GATTTTGAGGTGACATCTCCCCCTGATGACAGTATCAGCTGTCTGGCCTTCAGCCCCCCAGCCATGACAGGGAACTTCCTGATTGGGGGGTCCTGGGCCAATGAT GTGCGTTGTTGGGAGGTACAGGATAGTGGGCAGACTGTCCCCAAGGCACAGCAGATGCACACAGGGCCGGTGCTGGATGTCTGTTGGAGTGAC GATGGAAGCAAAGTTTTTACAGCATCATGTGACAAAACTGCTAAAGTGTGGGATCTTAACAGCAACCAGGCAATGCAGATAGCCCAG CATGATGCACCTATTAGGAGTATTCACTGGATAAAAGCTCCAAACTATAGCTGTGTCATGACAGGAAGCTGGGACAAGACTTTGAAG TTCTGGGACACGCGTTCCCCAAACCCAATGATGTCTCTTCAACTGCCAGAAAGGTCCTACTGTGCTGATGTG GTGTACCCCATGGCAGTTGTCGCCAGTGCAGAACGGGGGCTGATTATCTACCAGCTAGAGAACCAGCCCTCAGAGTTTCGCAGGATAGATTCTCCCCTGAAACACCAG CATCGATGCATTGCCATCTTTAAGGACAAGCAGAACAAACCGACAGGGTTCGCCCTGGGGAGCATTGAAGGGAGGGTTGCTATTCACTATATCAACCCACCCAACCC AGCTAAGGATAACTTCACCTTCAAGTGCCACAGATCCAATGGAACCAACACCTCGGCACCACAGGATATTTACGCT GTTAACGCAATCTCCTTCCACCCGGTCCACGGGACTCTGGCTACGGTGGGCTCTGACGGACGGTTTAGTTTCTGGGACAAAGACGCGCGCACCAAACTGAAAACCTCTGAGCAGCTGgaccagccaatcacagcctgctGCTTCAACAGCAACGGAAACATCTTTGCCTACGCCTCCAGCTATGACTGGTCAAAG GGACATGAGTACTACAATCCACAGAAAAAGAACTATATCTTCCTTCGCAATGCAGCAGAGGAACTGAAACCCAGGAACAAGAAATGGTGA
- the LOC117425758 gene encoding meiotic recombination protein SPO11-like — MLTAVEKLKASLRQSSSPGGDGAEAVVKKVDVLKAIEEVIQDIVLQLSQGKAPALSFHKRTQWSNIRFDDTVGLQMAPDCTVSTVRSDCCTSVVRFSLILKVLSMIYKLVQSNTYATKRDIYYNDTQLFGSQRTLDLIVTDISCMLKVPRRSLHVLATSKGFIAGDLCYTEEDGTRVNCSANSTAVLVPSNICGIKNVSSAAQFLLIVEKDATFQRLLDDEFCIKLAPCIIITGKGVPDLNTRLMVRKLWDSLHIPIFALVDADPHGIEIMCIYKYGSMSMSFDTRSLTVPAVMWLGLLPSDMKRLNVPKEVLIPLTKRDLSKLNSLQKRPYMSCQPLWNKEMEIMVKCNMKAELQSLTALAPDYLTRVYLPNKLQFGGWI; from the exons ATGTTGACAGCTGTGGAGAAGTTAAAGGCCTCGCTGCGGCAGAGTTCATCTCCTGGCGGGGACGGAGCGGAGGCGGTAGTTAAAAA GGTGGATGTCCTGAAAGCCATTGAAGAAGTGATCCAGGATATCgtactccagctgtctcaggggAAAGCACCAGCCCTCAGCTTCCATAAGAGGACCCAGTGGTCAAACATCAG GTTTGATGACACAGTGGGCCTCCAGATGGCCCCAGATTGCACTGTCAGCACAGTTAGAAGTGATTGTTGTACATCTGTTGTAAGATTTT CTTTAATCCTGAAGGTGCTGTCTATGATCTATAAACTGGTGCAAAGCAATACATATGCCACTAAAAG AGACATCTATTACAATGACACACAGCTTTTTGGATCTCAGAGAACTTTGGACCTTATCGTCACTGACATTTCCTGTATGCTTAAGGTCCCTCGAAGAAGCCTGCATGTG CTTGCCACCTCCAAAGGTTTCATTGCAGGTGATTTATGTTACACTGAGGAAGATGGAACAAGGGTGAACTGTTCCGCCAACTCAACG GCTGTTCTGGTACCATCAAATATTTGTGGAATAAAGA ATGTCTCCTCAGCGGCTCAGTTTCTTCTGATTGTGGAAAAGGATGCCACTTTCCAGAGGCTGCTGGATGATGAGTTTTGTATAAAACTGGCTCCATGTATAATTATTACA GGTAAAGGAGTTCCAGATTTGAACACCAGGCTGATGGTGAGGAAGCTGTGGGATTCTCTTCACATTCCAATATTTGCACTGGTCGATGCAGATCCACATG GTATTGAAATCATGTGCATTTACAAGTATGGCTCCATG TCCATGTCATTCGACACACGCAGTCTGACTGTGCCTGCTGTGATGTGGCTGGGCCTTCTTCCGTCAGACATGAAGAG ACTGAATGTTCCTAAGGAAGTCTTAATCCCACTCACAAAAAGGGACCTCAGCAAACTCAACAGCCTCCAAAAGAGACCTTACATGTCTTGCCAGCCGCTCTGGAACAAAGAA ATGGAGATCATGGTGAAATGTAACATGAAGGCTGAGCTCCAGTCTCTGACAGCCTTAGCCCCAGACTACCTCACACGAGTGTACCTGCCTAATAAACTGCAATTTGGAGGGTGGATATGA